The genomic DNA TAACTCTACGGATAAAAAGAAAGCATCCATATCAAGATGCAAAATAGTGGACTCCCAGGACTCATCAGCCCAGGGTGGGCGCGATGTGGAATGTTGACCCGTGGAGACCATGAATCAATACTACGTGCTAAGGCCGGTAAGGTTGAAGCGAAGATGGCGTGAGCTGATCATTTCAGCAGGCAGGAGAATCAACACCGTGACAACGCTGGACGCATCGTGGTTTTGCACCCAACTCGAAGCCCGGATGCAGGAACTGTTAGCTGACTACCGGAGCCAAGCGACCACGATCGCGCAGGCTTCAGATCCCCTGGTGTCTTCCATTGCCAAGCTCGTAGAAAGTGGCAAACGCTTGCGGGCGCTGTTGGCGTGGTGGGGATGGCAGGGTGCTGGCGGGGAGGCCGATGATCCGCGCATTATTGACGCAGGCGTCTCACTAGAACTTTTTCAAGCCGCAGCACTGATTCATGACGATGTCCTTGACCGCTCGGATACCCGCCGTGGTCAGCCCTCGGTACATAAAAGCTTCGAACACCTCCATCACGAAAACCGGTGGGCTCAAGACGGCGCTCACTTCGGTGTCTCCGCTGCAATCTTGGCTGGTGACGTGGCGCTTGGGATGAGTGAAGAAGTGTTTTCCACCACCGCTGATGCCACAGCTTTTGCGGCACCTGCCCGTGAGGCATTCCATGCCATGCGGTTCGAAGTCATGACCGGTCAATACCTAGATATCTTGGCCGAAGCAAACATCCCAGACGATCCAGCCGTTGCCCTAGAGCAAGCTCGAACCGTACTGCAATATAAATCAGCTCACTACTCAGCTGTCTGGCCCTTCGAAATTGGAGCTCTTCTAGCAGGCGCCGACGAGACGACATTGCGGGCTTACCGCGAGTTTTCCTTACCTCTGGGACTCGCCTTCCAACTGGGTGATGACCTTCTAGGAGTGTTTGGCGATCCGGAGCTGACGGGCAAGCCGTCAGGGGATGACCTATTAGAGGGGAAACGGACCGAGCTTGTTGCCCACGCGTTAGCGAACCTCACCGAAGACGATGCTCAAATGCTCAACAATT from Enteractinococcus fodinae includes the following:
- a CDS encoding polyprenyl synthetase family protein, coding for MTTLDASWFCTQLEARMQELLADYRSQATTIAQASDPLVSSIAKLVESGKRLRALLAWWGWQGAGGEADDPRIIDAGVSLELFQAAALIHDDVLDRSDTRRGQPSVHKSFEHLHHENRWAQDGAHFGVSAAILAGDVALGMSEEVFSTTADATAFAAPAREAFHAMRFEVMTGQYLDILAEANIPDDPAVALEQARTVLQYKSAHYSAVWPFEIGALLAGADETTLRAYREFSLPLGLAFQLGDDLLGVFGDPELTGKPSGDDLLEGKRTELVAHALANLTEDDAQMLNNFLMQPEASPYTVEEVQQLIQSSGAKDTVEAEIRRLGEQTYAALDRLQLTGSVRTGLQTLVAGLLGRQR